A window from Gorilla gorilla gorilla isolate KB3781 chromosome 21, NHGRI_mGorGor1-v2.1_pri, whole genome shotgun sequence encodes these proteins:
- the NKX2-4 gene encoding homeobox protein Nkx-2.4 has protein sequence MSLSPKHTTPFSVSDILSPIEETYKKFSGAMDGAPPGLGAPLGAAAAAAYRAPPPGPSSQAATVAGMQPSHAMAGHNAAAAAAAAAAAAAAAATYHMPPGVSQFPHGAMGGYCNGGLGNMGELPSYTDGMRGGAATGWYGANPDPRYSSISRFMGPSAGVNVAGMGSLTGIADAAKSLGPLHAAAAAAAPRRKRRVLFSQAQVYELERRFKQQKYLSAPEREHLASMIHLTPTQVKIWFQNHRYKMKRQAKDKAAQQLQQEGGLGPPPPPPPSPRRVAVPVLVKDGKPCQNGASTPTPGQAGPQPPAPTPAPELEELSPSPPALHGPGGGLAALDAAAGEYSGGVLGANLLYGRTW, from the exons ATGTCGTTGAGCCCAAAGCACACGACGCCCTTCTCCGTGTCCGACATCCTGAGCCCCATCGAGGAGACCTACAAGAAGTTCAGCGGCGCCATGGACGGCGCGCCACCCGGCCTGGGGGCGCCCCTGGGggccgcggccgccgccgcctACCGCGCGCCGCCACCTGGGCCCTCCTCGCAGGCGGCGACCGTGGCGGGCATGCAGCCTTCTCACGCCATGGCGGGTCACAACGCGgcggccgcggcggcggcggcagcagctgcggcggcggcggccgccaCCTACCACATGCCGCCCGGCGTCTCGCAGTTCCCGCACGGCGCCATGGGCGGCTACTGCAACggcggcctgggcaacatgggcgAGCTGCCCTCCTACACGGACGGCATGCGGGGCGGCGCGGCCACCGGCTGGTACGGCGCCAACCCGGACCCACGCTACTCGTCAA TCTCCAGGTTCATGGGGCCGTCGGCGGGCGTGAATGTGGCCGGCATGGGGTCGCTGACCGGCATCGCGGACGCCGCGAAGTCGCTGGGCCCGTTGcacgcggcggcggcggcagccgcTCCGCGAAGGAAGCGCCGCGTGCTCTTCTCGCAGGCGCAGGTCTACGAGCTGGAGCGGCGCTTCAAGCAGCAGAAGTACCTGTCGGCGCCCGAGCGCGAGCACCTGGCCAGCATGATCCACCTGACGCCCACGCAGGTCAAGATCTGGTTCCAGAACCACCGGTACAAGATGAAACGGCAGGCCAAGGACAAGGCGGcgcagcagctgcagcaggagGGCGGCCTGGGCccgccgccgcctccgccgcCGTCCCCGCGCCGCGTGGCGGTGCCTGTGCTGGTCAAGGACGGCAAGCCGTGCCAGAACGGCGCCAGCACGCCCACCCCCGGCCAGGCGGGTCCGCAGCCGCCGGCCCCGACGCCAGCACCTGAGCTGGAGGAGCTGTCGCCCAGCCCACCCGCGCTGCACGGCCCGGGGGGCGGCCTGGCGGCCCTGGACGCGGCCGCCGGGGAGTACAGCGGCGGCGTCCTGGGCGCCAACCTGCTCTATGGCAGGACGTGGTGA